In Sphingomonas sp. SUN019, one genomic interval encodes:
- the ahcY gene encoding adenosylhomocysteinase → MLDRTINDYVVKDISLADFGRKEIDIAETEMPGLMSLRTEFGASQPLKGARITGSLHMTIQTAVLIETLTALGADVRWATCNIFSTQDHAAAAIAATGVPVFAVKGESLAEYWDYVGDIFSWDGEVEGQTSNIILDDGGDATMFALWGAKLEAGHTLGEPENDEEVEFQRALKAFIAKKPGYLTETVKNLKGVSEETTTGVHRLYEIAKKGELPFPAINVNDSVTKSKFDNLYGCKESLVDAIRRATDVMLAGKVACVAGFGDVGKGSAQSLRNGGARVMVTEVDPICALQAAMEGFEVVTMEEAVQRADIFCTATGNADVITAEHMAAMKPMSIVCNIGHFDSEIQIAALSNYEWDEVKPGTDLVKFPDGKQIIILAKGRLVNLGCATGHPSFVMSASFTNQTLAQIELWTKGENYQNQVYVLPKHLDEKVAALHLEKLGVKLSQLTPKQAGYIGVPVEGPFKPDHYRY, encoded by the coding sequence CGATTATGTCGTGAAGGACATTTCGCTTGCCGACTTCGGTCGCAAGGAAATCGACATCGCCGAAACCGAAATGCCCGGCCTGATGAGCCTGCGCACCGAATTCGGCGCGTCGCAGCCGCTGAAGGGCGCGCGGATCACCGGATCGCTGCACATGACGATCCAGACCGCGGTGCTGATCGAAACGCTGACCGCGCTCGGCGCCGACGTCCGCTGGGCGACGTGCAACATCTTCTCCACGCAGGATCACGCCGCCGCCGCGATCGCCGCGACCGGCGTGCCCGTGTTCGCGGTGAAGGGTGAGAGCCTGGCCGAATATTGGGACTATGTCGGCGACATCTTCAGCTGGGATGGCGAAGTAGAAGGCCAGACCTCGAACATCATCCTGGACGACGGCGGCGACGCGACGATGTTCGCTTTGTGGGGCGCGAAGCTCGAGGCCGGTCACACTCTGGGCGAGCCCGAGAATGACGAGGAAGTCGAGTTCCAGCGTGCGCTGAAGGCGTTCATCGCCAAGAAGCCGGGTTACCTGACCGAGACCGTCAAGAACCTGAAGGGCGTGTCGGAAGAAACCACCACCGGCGTGCACCGCCTGTACGAGATCGCCAAGAAGGGCGAGCTTCCCTTCCCCGCGATCAACGTGAACGACAGCGTCACCAAGTCGAAGTTCGACAACCTCTACGGCTGCAAGGAATCGCTTGTCGACGCGATTCGTCGCGCGACCGACGTGATGCTGGCGGGCAAGGTCGCCTGCGTGGCGGGCTTCGGCGACGTCGGCAAGGGGTCGGCGCAGTCGCTGCGTAACGGCGGCGCGCGCGTGATGGTGACCGAAGTCGATCCGATCTGCGCGCTGCAGGCGGCGATGGAGGGCTTTGAGGTCGTGACGATGGAAGAAGCGGTGCAGCGCGCCGACATCTTCTGCACCGCGACCGGCAATGCCGACGTCATCACCGCCGAGCACATGGCGGCGATGAAGCCGATGTCGATCGTTTGCAACATCGGGCATTTCGATTCGGAGATCCAGATCGCCGCACTGTCGAACTACGAATGGGATGAAGTGAAGCCCGGCACCGATCTGGTGAAGTTCCCCGACGGCAAGCAGATCATCATCCTGGCCAAGGGCCGGCTGGTGAATCTGGGCTGCGCGACGGGTCACCCGTCGTTCGTGATGTCGGCCAGCTTCACCAACCAGACGCTGGCGCAGATCGAACTGTGGACGAAGGGCGAGAACTACCAGAATCAGGTCTATGTCCTGCCCAAGCACCTCGACGAAAAGGTCGCGGCGCTTCATCTGGAAAAGCTCGGCGTGAAGCTGTCGCAGCTGACCCCGAAGCAGGCGGGCTACATCGGCGTGCCGGTCGAAGGGCCGTTCAAGCCGGACCATTATCGCTACTGA